The proteins below come from a single Aegilops tauschii subsp. strangulata cultivar AL8/78 chromosome 6, Aet v6.0, whole genome shotgun sequence genomic window:
- the LOC109762366 gene encoding putative F-box protein At1g32420, which yields MEDNNDEHNVSLPQDIQHTILASLPARVVLKFRTVCRFWRDCIQEPNFVDRHLNNALRSHQSIACFTSVDEGLVCMYTFDPTTLNCKSMDLVLSSRFQMSDPCHGLVCAYDLKGAVEVLNPTTRIHLRLPVSELQSLASEYFLGPVPSTKEYKVLCIHHRVRFLTFEVCTVGAQSWRAVRESAGLLKTTKAVIVNDVMHWLLLDEISSNFTRNILSFNLTDEMFSETAVPDAVKDRELHLFEGGGKLHLLAMPGEGSAPKTSEIWVANSTCAVWDHMCNVTFVLPLGMRPLFLHNNKLFYCNQRRFYYVDLQDGSGSYLNMPFGECIISAGIFVESLALHSVTGLVDSRTTLQSPHDARSFPIGRGPSARGAGSSSAGPRRSFKKAKSNINMQWRLA from the coding sequence ATGGAAGACAACAATGATGAGCATAATGTATCTCTTCCTCAGGATATCCAGCACACCATTCTTGCGTCACTACCTGCTAGGGTTGTTCTCAAGTTTCGCACAGTGTGTAGATTCTGGCGAGACTGCATTCAAGAACCCAATTTTGTTGATCGTCACCTCAACAATGCTCTCCGCTCCCACCAGTCCATTGCTTGCTTCACCTCGGTTGATGAGGGTCTTGTCTGCATGTACACATTTGATCCCACCACACTGAACTGCAAAAGCATGGATCTCGTGTTGTCGAGTAGGTTTCAGATGTCAGACCCCTGCCATGGCTTGGTGTGCGCCTATGATTTAAAAGGCGCTGTTGAGGTGTTGAATCCAACAACAAGGATACATTTGAGACTGCCAGTTTCAGAACTCCAGTCACTAGCTTCAGAATATTTTCTTGGACCTGTGCCTTCAACAAAAGAGTACAAGGTGCTCTGTATCCACCACCGGGTGCGGTTCTTGACATTTGAAGTATGCACTGTTGGCGCACAGTCATGGAGGGCAGTGCGCGAATCTGCAGGCCTCCTGAAGACAACAAAGGCGGTCATTGTTAATGATGTCATGCATTGGCTACTTCTTGATGAGATATCCTCCAATTTTACTCGGAACATCTTGTCATTCAACCTGACAGATGAGATGTTCTCTGAAACTGCTGTCCCAGATGCTGTAAAAGACCGTGAATTGCACCTGTTCGAGGGGGGAGGAAAGCTTCATTTGCTGGCAATGCCCGGTGAGGGATCAGCACCTAAAACCTCAGAGATTTGGGTGGCGAACTCGACCTGTGCAGTCTGGGACCACATGTGCAACGTCACTTTTGTGCTACCTTTGGGCATGAGGCCACTTTTCCTGCACAACAATAAGCTCTTCTATTGCAACCAAAGAAGATTCTACTATGTTGATCTTCAGGATGGGAGTGGTTCCTATCTCAACATGCCTTTTGGCGAGTGCATCATATCGGCTGGGATTTTCGTGGAGAGCCTTGCTCTACATTCTGTGACTGGCCTGGTCGACTCCAGAACAACGCTACAAAGTCCTCATGATGCTAGATCATTTCCAATAGGGCGTGGACCATCTGCTCGTGGCGCTGGATCGTCCTCAGCAGGCCCTCGACGATCTTTCAAGAAGGCAAAGAGCAATATAAACATGCAGTGGAGGTTGGCATAG